The genomic segment GCCCACTCCGCCGCTGGAGTGCTTGTCCACCGCTGGCTTTCCCAGTCGCGAGGCATCGAACTTCTCACCGGAGTCGCGCATCGCCAGCGTCAACGCGCGCGTTTCCTCGAGGCTGAGCCCATGAATGAAGGACGCCATGAGCCACACGGATAGCTGTTCCGGCGTAACAGCGCCGGACACCGCGCCCGCGACGAGGTGCTCGATCTCGTAAGCGCTTAGCGCATAGCCATCTCGCTTTTTGCGAAGCAAATCAACCGTGTGCAGGCGGGCCATTCCGTTCACGCCTTCATGTTGGTATTGAATGCGAGAGGCAGCAGCTCCGCGAATCGCATGGAGCGCACTTGATCATCCGCAAAGAAGACGATTTCAGCGTCAGGCTCAGCGAATTCGGCTAGCATCTGTCGGCATGCTCCGCACGGAGGGCTGGCAGCGTTGTTCAGATTGGCAACGGCCACCGCGCGAATGCGAAGACCGGGCCCACATTCTGCG from the Occallatibacter riparius genome contains:
- the cdd gene encoding cytidine deaminase, yielding MSLELSSLLDASLAIAQNSYAPYSGFKVGAALLLSSGAIVTGTNVENVSYGLTICAERAALVRAVAECGPGLRIRAVAVANLNNAASPPCGACRQMLAEFAEPDAEIVFFADDQVRSMRFAELLPLAFNTNMKA